The Methylocystis sp. ATCC 49242 region CGGAGGCAACCATATGGAAAAACAAACTCTCGACGGCTTCCCTCACACGAGCGCCCAAGCGGAGGCTCTCCCGGAGTCGCTGACTAAGAAGGGCATCAGCCGGGATGCGGTCGTGAAACTCGCCGAGGCTGAAGATGCTCTCGTCGACCGGGTGCGTAAGCGTGAAATATTTGCGGTCGGTCAACCGGTCAGCACAGACGATAATCGCGAAAACTTCACGACGCGCCTCGATACCTATCGCAAGCAAACGGCGTCCATAACGGCGCGGTGCGCCGAGTGGGACGTTTTCCTAAGGACAGGTTTCGTGCGACTCTCTTCTATCCTGGCGCCGAAAGGCCCGATCCCGGTGAGCCGGTCGACTTGGTGGGCTGGGGTGAAGGAGGGAAGGTTCCCCAAACCGCTAAAGCTTGGGCCCAGGACCACCGTTTGGTCGGTCGAGGATATCCGAGCGCTGATCGAGAAAATCAGTGGTGGGGAGGGCTGAGCATGAGCAGGTTGCAAGCCCAAAAGAAGAAAGCCCCCGAGCAGTCGGCGAAGTGCGGCGTTCAAAAGCCCGTCGCCACCCGAAAATCGCGTAAAGCGAAAAAGGGCACGCCGGCGCAGGCCATCGTTACGCCCGCGTCAGAGAGAATACTACCGAACGCGAGCACGCTAAAAACCGATTTTTTTGCGGTGCTGGACGACCTGAGGCGCGACGTCAAAAAGAGCGAGGAAGGCCATCGTCGCGCTATTAGGTCAGCCATCGCTCGGGGGTGCGCGGTCGCGTGCTTCCTGGAGAAACATATATGGCACTGGCGCAAATTCTGTAACGCTAACATGTGGAAATCTCGAAACAGAAAGCCCGACCCGAAAAAGCCTAGCCAAGCGCTGCGCTTCGTCTTGCTATGGATGTCGAAGGAAAAAAAACGAGCCAGCAAGTGGTACTGCGCGGTCGGCCCCCTAATGAAAATGGGCGTGGGACCTGCAGACATTCCCAAGGCTATCAAGCGGGCTGGAGGTATTGAAGCACTTGCCCGTAGGAACGCGAAGGAGAAGAGTTCCAGACGCAGCGAAAATATTCCGACGTTGCCTGCAACACATATGCCAACAGTGTCGAAGGCAACAGCAGATAACGCAGTGGTTCTAAAAGGGCCTCTCCGCCAGGGCGGGATTGGCATAACGCTAAAAGCGACATTGGAGGGAGAAGGGGAAAGATTGCTGAGCTTGCCGATCGGATCTCAACCCTTGCTCAAGATCAAAATCCTTGGGCGAACGGAGCGGGGTTTGAAGATAGCGGTTCTAAAAGTCAGTAGGGGGGCGGCCATAAAATAACCTGGCGCGTATCGCGAGGCAGCTTTAGATAGCTGCCTCGCGATCCTGTCCTATCTGCGGACGATTTCGCTGAGCGCCCGCGGAAGGATTAGCATTTCGTCATGCGAAACGCGACCGGTCTTGAAAGCCTTCATTGTGTAATCGGTCGCGCGCCCGATACTTTCAGTTATCGGCTTGGCGTGTGCCCGGATAAGGGGGAGTT contains the following coding sequences:
- a CDS encoding nucleoside monophosphate kinase; its protein translation is MEKQTLDGFPHTSAQAEALPESLTKKGISRDAVVKLAEAEDALVDRVRKREIFAVGQPVSTDDNRENFTTRLDTYRKQTASITARCAEWDVFLRTGFVRLSSILAPKGPIPVSRSTWWAGVKEGRFPKPLKLGPRTTVWSVEDIRALIEKISGGEG